A section of the Devosia rhizoryzae genome encodes:
- a CDS encoding BrnT family toxin yields the protein MIDWSRIAGFEWDAGNARKSVDKHHVSQGEAEQAFFNQPLLLVADQQHSQHEARVHALGHTDQNRLLHITFTLRQDGTRIRVISARDMNREERKDYEQGP from the coding sequence ATGATCGACTGGAGCCGCATAGCTGGATTTGAATGGGATGCCGGTAATGCCCGCAAGAGCGTCGACAAGCATCACGTCAGTCAGGGCGAAGCCGAGCAGGCGTTCTTCAACCAGCCGCTTCTGCTGGTTGCCGATCAACAGCATAGCCAGCATGAAGCGCGGGTTCACGCGCTCGGTCACACGGATCAAAACCGTCTGTTGCACATCACTTTCACGCTGAGGCAAGACGGCACCAGAATTCGAGTGATCTCCGCAAGAGACATGAACCGCGAGGAGCGGAAGGATTATGAGCAAGGCCCTTAA
- a CDS encoding BrnA antitoxin family protein, with translation MSKALKPIPEFASEGEERLFWESHDSAEYVDWSQAQRVVLPNLKPSSTSISLRLPQGLLDQIKMTANKLDVPYQSLIKTWLAEKVDQRR, from the coding sequence ATGAGCAAGGCCCTTAAGCCCATTCCGGAATTTGCCAGCGAAGGGGAAGAACGCCTGTTTTGGGAAAGCCACGACTCCGCCGAATATGTAGATTGGAGCCAGGCGCAGCGAGTGGTGCTGCCAAACCTTAAACCCAGTTCGACATCGATCTCCCTGCGCCTGCCGCAGGGATTGCTCGACCAGATCAAGATGACCGCTAACAAGCTGGACGTTCCTTACCAGTCGCTGATTAAAACGTGGCTGGCCGAGAAGGTCGATCAACGCCGCTGA